Proteins from a single region of Bogoriella caseilytica:
- a CDS encoding DUF7507 domain-containing protein, producing MARVAGGRRPSTMLAAFVTAVLVGSLAIAAPAHAVTVYELEGEWEPATPEVVQTGDSIAAQWWANVNDDAEAPGNEPVDNVTITVTAVGAVFEEIPPVCLTEGVDPVSSISEDGSTLVCNGGTFNEGTALTLDTPARVTAVEGEPVSMSATIADQEAELPELAVENPFFMDIAWEQNANQRESVDGQRDFKFNWSLFHGAFSADGEDEITYILTVENTAGAPMSVGPEACSAFSAGAATGHPWSGGDHPAEQTAPFVGSCELDHLGGDQFELTLSGIDYSHDQVPTLDSTGNSLPTNRVVVASGEVQIRVTTDESAGSITVVSSAPTYTSTGGSEIDDDPENNTSVQNWTSGFHYGSWRPAFTESGAANWADSYRVSPGTVVQSAVSGTYANVDQTADVGGLCVLLDAQYVTYVDHEVVDMHANDAALDFEVQYYVGSSIFLDPESGSYDPNQSEICAGSTDWVDEAPADLSTVLAVRTGFSAVGLGGRPALRVMQEINSDVQPGQDIWAWSAYRSPFGSANWVYLSRSMEPGDVPAVGVLTPDSRYPYTGQHRDVLRISTVNPVVDKSVSPSTVDPGGSTTYTVDYSAEGTGEISPTVDGYVIEDTLPDGMTYTPGSSVPGPEPEVDGNTLTWTIDGVPTNETQTLSYEVDIAEDVDPGARLVNSVQSSLGSQFSDTSTASVTVNVAGSTSIVKSSDQTFIPNVSGDGVGEGSWTVDVVAEDPMPQEFTDTIDILPYNGDGRGTSMAGTYELSGPVSVSMGATVYYTTADPAALSDDPADPMNGSAGDTAGNTVGWTTDFIAGATAVRVITEELEPRGAFSFTIPVVTDGMDSGDTLVNRAQGRAENTRLVMRTSAPTEIATFYSADLRKYVQDVDGEWRDANDPLTYPEFHIGDTITYRIVVENTGQGTLTNIEVEDDLQPELGSFTIDVLEPGESYTHEFSFVLEEPIGEDDVVNTACAESDIPEDSVDENGDPLPPAIPCDEAGFTPVGDTTHAKDLVSASPIGGGQWEVVYEIIVESVETPAAYYALSDELHFTDQVDIVSAEVSQWPDGVILAEPAWDGQGNLTITDFAEIEGIDNPDYAPHVYEVTVIADVPLQFEGAGDGADDPTVCGGEGDATDRAFTNTSELTKSTDETEEDWACAEIPSIDIAKSITDGPVPNGDGTWTVTYDVVATNSGGAAGDYDISDQMTAGGDLEVFDTAITGSPEGVTPNEDWTGLGAEGAPENVIATDVTLPSGESHTYQVEVLLGMAEGIEGPPNVDECPAEPGADGGGLANTAEIVHNDLTDADNECTSVAAIVIDKSIAGGPVPNGDGTWTITYELAAENIGGAAGDYDLSDRLLYGEGIEILAGSVSAAPEGVEVNEAWTGLGEDGAAENMVAEDVLLEMGELHTYQIEVMVQLDIDTIDPAVLECPEPGSGESGGLANSAELDHNGIVDEDEVCASLPLIDIAKTIAEGPVPNGDGTWTILYELVATNTGGAEGDYDLADQLMYGEGVVVESAAVSGPEGVELEEGWTGLGTEGSAENVIAADVTLEAGAEHVYGVEVTVSLDLETVTPDALDCPEPGSGESGGLANSTELTHNGENRDDDVCAPLPLIDIVKSLAGPTMPVEDEDGVYDVSYELLVTNHGAGAGEYDLTDTLAAGEGIEIIGVQDVSTDAPGAELNDGFDGVDDVVIVTGQAIAGAEEEPVVHLYEVTVRYAADLFGVEVPTDEVCATADGGPVPGALDNQAAVDWNGIVDEDEECIRAGKPTIDKELVSANPIGAGQWEVVYDITVGNVGGEATTYHLDDTLLYAADVTVQEVGVTGPEGVLINEAFDGIEITRIASDVALAGLDDEGYAPHVYTVSVIADVPLQVGPGDEDGTGSPACTEPGGANMLEQGLNNAATLTDENGNETVDTDCAPLPSIAIDKQLTTDPVESEGEWTITYEITATNSGATEGIYTLTDQLRFGDGLEVVSAAVISTPAGVAASEMWTGQGGAGSQANLVAADVALEAAEVHTYQVQVVATLDAAQASENTFSCSAGEEDGPAGFRNVASIGHNDVTADDSACGTPDEPPTPDKPGMPVTGATVGSLAGVAAVLLLLGTAISLDVRRRRTQMSS from the coding sequence GTGGCGCGTGTTGCTGGTGGGCGCCGCCCGTCCACCATGCTGGCCGCCTTCGTCACGGCCGTGTTGGTTGGGTCTCTGGCCATTGCTGCGCCGGCCCATGCGGTGACCGTCTACGAGCTCGAGGGTGAGTGGGAGCCCGCCACCCCGGAGGTTGTGCAGACTGGCGACTCGATCGCGGCGCAGTGGTGGGCCAACGTCAATGACGACGCCGAGGCGCCAGGTAACGAACCGGTGGACAACGTCACCATCACCGTCACCGCGGTCGGAGCGGTCTTCGAGGAGATTCCCCCGGTGTGTCTCACCGAGGGAGTGGACCCGGTGTCCTCCATCTCGGAGGACGGCTCGACACTGGTGTGCAACGGGGGAACGTTCAACGAGGGCACGGCACTGACTCTCGACACGCCCGCGCGGGTGACCGCCGTGGAGGGCGAACCGGTCTCGATGTCGGCCACGATCGCCGATCAGGAGGCGGAGCTGCCCGAGCTGGCGGTGGAGAACCCGTTCTTCATGGACATCGCCTGGGAGCAGAACGCGAACCAGAGGGAGAGTGTGGACGGCCAGCGTGACTTCAAGTTCAACTGGTCGCTCTTCCACGGTGCGTTCAGTGCGGACGGCGAGGACGAGATCACCTACATCCTGACCGTGGAAAACACTGCTGGGGCCCCGATGTCGGTCGGACCGGAGGCCTGTTCTGCCTTCAGCGCGGGCGCCGCAACCGGACACCCGTGGTCCGGGGGGGACCACCCCGCCGAGCAGACGGCGCCGTTCGTTGGCTCCTGCGAACTGGACCACCTGGGGGGTGACCAGTTCGAGCTGACGCTCAGTGGCATCGACTACAGCCACGACCAGGTACCCACACTCGACTCCACGGGGAACTCGCTGCCGACCAACCGTGTGGTGGTGGCCTCCGGCGAAGTGCAGATCCGGGTGACGACCGATGAGTCAGCGGGTTCGATCACCGTCGTCTCGAGTGCGCCGACCTACACGTCGACCGGTGGGTCCGAGATCGACGACGATCCGGAGAACAACACCTCCGTGCAGAACTGGACCTCTGGCTTCCACTATGGTTCGTGGCGGCCGGCGTTCACCGAATCGGGCGCTGCGAACTGGGCAGATTCCTATCGCGTTTCCCCGGGAACGGTGGTGCAGTCCGCCGTGTCGGGTACCTACGCGAACGTCGACCAAACGGCAGATGTTGGGGGGTTGTGCGTCCTGCTGGACGCGCAGTACGTCACCTATGTGGATCACGAAGTAGTCGACATGCATGCTAATGACGCCGCCCTCGATTTCGAGGTCCAGTATTATGTGGGCTCGTCAATTTTCCTCGATCCGGAGAGCGGTTCCTACGACCCGAACCAGTCCGAGATCTGTGCTGGGTCAACGGACTGGGTCGACGAAGCACCAGCAGATTTGTCGACCGTACTGGCCGTGCGCACCGGGTTCTCGGCTGTTGGTCTGGGCGGCAGGCCGGCGCTCCGGGTGATGCAGGAGATCAATTCTGACGTTCAACCGGGCCAAGATATCTGGGCATGGAGCGCCTACCGCAGCCCTTTCGGTAGTGCGAATTGGGTCTACCTCAGTCGCTCCATGGAGCCAGGTGATGTCCCCGCTGTCGGAGTGCTGACTCCCGACTCGCGTTATCCCTACACCGGTCAGCACCGGGATGTTCTGCGCATCTCGACCGTGAATCCGGTGGTTGACAAATCTGTGTCGCCCTCGACGGTTGATCCGGGTGGTTCGACGACTTACACCGTGGACTACTCCGCAGAGGGGACCGGCGAGATCTCACCCACGGTCGACGGCTACGTCATCGAGGACACCCTGCCTGACGGGATGACCTACACACCGGGATCCTCGGTTCCCGGACCGGAGCCGGAGGTCGACGGCAACACATTGACCTGGACGATCGACGGGGTGCCGACGAACGAGACCCAGACGCTCTCCTATGAGGTGGACATCGCCGAAGACGTCGATCCTGGCGCACGACTGGTCAACAGCGTCCAGAGCAGCCTTGGCAGCCAATTCAGCGATACATCGACCGCATCGGTCACCGTCAACGTGGCGGGATCGACCTCCATCGTGAAGAGCTCGGACCAGACCTTCATCCCGAACGTCAGCGGAGACGGCGTGGGCGAAGGGTCGTGGACGGTGGACGTGGTCGCCGAAGACCCGATGCCGCAGGAGTTCACGGACACCATCGACATCCTCCCCTACAACGGGGACGGTCGCGGCACCTCCATGGCCGGCACGTACGAGCTCTCTGGCCCGGTGTCGGTGAGCATGGGCGCGACCGTCTACTACACAACCGCAGATCCGGCCGCGCTCTCGGACGATCCCGCGGACCCGATGAACGGCTCTGCCGGAGACACCGCCGGGAACACGGTGGGATGGACCACGGACTTCATCGCCGGCGCGACCGCCGTGCGTGTCATCACCGAAGAACTCGAGCCACGTGGCGCGTTCAGCTTCACGATCCCGGTCGTGACTGACGGCATGGACAGTGGAGACACGCTGGTGAACCGGGCCCAGGGCCGCGCGGAGAACACCCGCCTGGTCATGCGGACCTCGGCACCCACCGAGATCGCCACCTTCTACTCGGCGGATCTGAGGAAGTACGTTCAGGATGTTGACGGTGAATGGCGCGATGCCAATGACCCGCTGACGTATCCCGAGTTCCACATCGGAGACACCATCACTTACCGCATCGTGGTGGAGAACACCGGTCAGGGAACGCTGACCAACATTGAGGTGGAAGACGACCTGCAGCCGGAGCTCGGATCCTTCACGATTGATGTGCTGGAACCGGGGGAAAGCTACACGCACGAGTTCAGCTTTGTGTTGGAAGAGCCGATTGGTGAGGACGACGTCGTCAACACGGCGTGCGCCGAATCGGACATTCCCGAGGATTCGGTGGACGAGAACGGTGACCCGTTGCCTCCGGCGATTCCTTGCGACGAGGCCGGCTTCACCCCGGTGGGTGACACCACCCACGCGAAGGACCTGGTCTCGGCCAGCCCCATCGGTGGCGGCCAGTGGGAGGTGGTGTACGAGATCATCGTCGAGAGCGTTGAGACTCCCGCGGCGTACTACGCGCTGAGCGATGAGCTGCACTTCACCGACCAGGTGGACATCGTGTCCGCCGAGGTTTCCCAGTGGCCGGACGGCGTCATCCTGGCGGAACCGGCCTGGGACGGCCAGGGCAATCTCACGATCACGGACTTCGCCGAGATCGAAGGCATCGACAACCCGGACTACGCCCCGCACGTGTACGAGGTGACCGTGATCGCCGACGTGCCCTTGCAGTTCGAGGGAGCCGGCGATGGCGCGGACGACCCGACGGTGTGTGGCGGTGAGGGTGACGCTACTGATCGCGCGTTCACCAACACTTCGGAGCTGACCAAGTCCACCGATGAGACCGAGGAGGACTGGGCGTGCGCCGAGATTCCCTCGATCGACATCGCGAAGTCCATCACCGACGGCCCCGTGCCGAACGGTGACGGCACGTGGACGGTCACTTACGACGTCGTCGCCACCAACTCCGGTGGCGCCGCAGGTGACTACGACATCTCTGACCAGATGACCGCCGGCGGTGACCTCGAGGTCTTCGACACCGCGATCACCGGTTCACCCGAGGGTGTCACTCCGAACGAGGACTGGACCGGCCTGGGCGCCGAGGGCGCACCGGAGAACGTCATCGCCACCGACGTGACCCTGCCCAGCGGGGAGTCCCACACCTACCAGGTGGAGGTCCTCCTCGGCATGGCCGAGGGGATCGAGGGCCCGCCGAACGTCGACGAGTGCCCGGCTGAGCCGGGCGCCGACGGTGGCGGTCTGGCCAACACGGCTGAGATCGTGCACAACGACCTCACCGATGCCGACAACGAGTGCACGTCCGTGGCAGCCATCGTGATCGACAAGTCGATCGCCGGTGGGCCCGTGCCCAATGGAGACGGCACCTGGACCATCACCTACGAGCTCGCAGCCGAGAACATCGGCGGCGCGGCCGGGGACTACGACCTCTCCGACCGATTGCTCTACGGCGAGGGCATCGAGATTCTCGCTGGCTCGGTGTCCGCGGCGCCCGAGGGCGTCGAGGTCAATGAGGCGTGGACCGGGCTGGGCGAGGACGGGGCGGCCGAGAACATGGTCGCCGAGGATGTCCTCCTCGAGATGGGTGAGCTGCACACGTACCAGATCGAGGTCATGGTCCAGCTGGACATCGACACCATCGATCCCGCGGTGCTGGAGTGCCCCGAGCCGGGCTCCGGTGAAAGTGGCGGCTTGGCGAACTCGGCCGAGCTCGACCACAACGGGATCGTGGACGAGGACGAAGTCTGTGCCTCGCTCCCGCTCATCGACATCGCCAAGACCATCGCCGAGGGCCCGGTGCCCAACGGTGACGGCACCTGGACCATCCTCTACGAGCTCGTGGCCACCAACACCGGTGGCGCCGAGGGCGACTACGACCTCGCCGATCAGCTGATGTACGGCGAGGGAGTCGTCGTGGAGTCGGCTGCGGTGAGTGGCCCTGAGGGCGTGGAACTCGAGGAGGGCTGGACGGGCCTCGGAACGGAGGGCAGCGCCGAGAACGTCATCGCCGCTGACGTCACGCTCGAGGCGGGCGCCGAGCATGTCTACGGGGTGGAGGTGACTGTCTCGCTCGATCTGGAGACCGTGACCCCTGACGCCCTGGACTGCCCGGAACCCGGTTCCGGCGAGTCTGGCGGATTGGCGAACTCGACCGAGCTGACGCACAACGGCGAGAATCGCGATGACGACGTCTGCGCGCCCCTGCCACTGATCGACATTGTGAAGTCCCTTGCCGGGCCGACGATGCCGGTCGAGGATGAGGACGGCGTCTACGACGTCTCCTATGAGCTCCTGGTCACCAACCACGGGGCCGGGGCCGGTGAGTACGACTTGACCGACACGCTGGCGGCCGGAGAGGGCATCGAGATCATCGGGGTCCAGGACGTCAGTACGGACGCCCCGGGTGCCGAGCTCAACGACGGCTTCGACGGTGTCGACGACGTCGTGATCGTCACCGGACAGGCGATCGCCGGTGCCGAGGAGGAGCCGGTCGTGCACCTGTACGAGGTCACGGTGCGCTATGCCGCCGACCTGTTCGGTGTCGAGGTGCCCACCGATGAGGTCTGCGCCACCGCCGATGGCGGCCCGGTCCCGGGTGCGCTGGACAACCAGGCGGCTGTGGACTGGAACGGCATCGTGGATGAGGATGAGGAGTGCATCCGGGCGGGTAAGCCCACGATCGACAAGGAGCTCGTCTCGGCGAACCCCATCGGGGCGGGACAGTGGGAGGTCGTGTACGACATCACCGTCGGAAACGTCGGAGGTGAAGCGACCACCTACCACCTCGACGACACGCTGCTCTATGCGGCTGACGTTACGGTGCAGGAGGTGGGAGTGACCGGGCCCGAAGGCGTGCTGATCAACGAGGCCTTCGACGGCATCGAGATCACCCGCATCGCCAGCGATGTCGCTCTCGCCGGTCTGGACGATGAGGGGTATGCCCCGCACGTCTACACCGTGTCCGTGATCGCTGATGTTCCCTTGCAGGTCGGGCCGGGCGACGAGGACGGGACCGGTTCGCCGGCCTGCACCGAGCCGGGCGGTGCGAACATGCTCGAGCAGGGCCTGAACAACGCCGCAACGTTGACCGATGAGAACGGCAACGAGACGGTCGACACCGACTGTGCGCCGCTGCCGTCGATCGCGATCGACAAGCAGCTCACCACGGACCCGGTGGAGTCCGAGGGCGAATGGACGATCACCTACGAGATCACCGCGACCAACAGCGGTGCCACCGAAGGGATCTACACCCTCACCGATCAGCTCCGCTTCGGCGACGGCCTCGAGGTCGTCTCGGCCGCTGTGATCTCCACACCCGCAGGCGTGGCGGCTTCCGAGATGTGGACGGGGCAGGGCGGTGCCGGTAGCCAGGCAAACCTGGTGGCCGCCGACGTCGCCCTGGAGGCGGCAGAGGTGCACACCTACCAGGTGCAGGTCGTGGCCACCCTGGACGCGGCGCAGGCCAGTGAGAACACGTTCAGTTGCTCCGCAGGTGAGGAGGACGGCCCGGCAGGGTTCCGCAACGTCGCTTCCATCGGCCATAACGATGTCACCGCCGATGACAGTGCCTGTGGGACTCCTGATGAGCCCCCGACTCCGGACAAGCCCGGCATGCCGGTCACCGGTGCCACCGTGGGCTCGCTCGCTGGAGTGGCCGCAGTCCTGCTGCTGCTCGGCACGGCCATCAGCCTGGATGTGCGGCGACGCCGCACCCAGATGAGCAGCTGA
- a CDS encoding EamA family transporter: MTEARQAAPPPGPPGAHRPGRDFAVIAASALSSQTGAAVGSYAFATLTPVGVVAARQLAAATVLTILTRPKPWRFTRAQWPPVLLMALFFAGMNTSIYAAIDRLGLGTAVTIEFLGPLAVAVTATRRRRDWVCAALALLGVILLTRPGPSADLLGLAFALAAAACWAGHILTARVLGRRLPGKQGVEGVAVATTLSSAALLPIAVLIVIRMEPPPEAFLFAAGAGLFASALPYTLDLLVLRRVSPVVFGLGMSLNPLFAALIGAVVLAQYLPVVGWIGIGLVMAANALTLTGPPPPTRLSSVPQTPSS, translated from the coding sequence GTGACCGAGGCCAGGCAAGCAGCGCCACCCCCGGGCCCTCCCGGCGCACACCGGCCGGGCCGGGACTTCGCGGTGATCGCTGCGAGCGCCCTGTCTTCCCAGACCGGTGCCGCCGTGGGCTCCTACGCCTTCGCCACCCTCACCCCGGTGGGGGTGGTGGCGGCCCGCCAGCTTGCCGCCGCCACGGTGCTCACGATCCTCACCCGGCCCAAGCCGTGGCGGTTCACCCGCGCGCAGTGGCCACCGGTGCTTCTGATGGCCCTCTTCTTCGCCGGCATGAACACCTCGATCTACGCGGCCATCGACCGGCTCGGTCTCGGCACGGCCGTGACCATCGAGTTCCTCGGCCCGCTGGCGGTGGCAGTGACGGCCACCCGCCGCCGCCGGGACTGGGTGTGCGCCGCGCTGGCACTGCTCGGTGTCATTCTCCTCACCCGGCCAGGCCCATCCGCGGACCTGCTCGGTCTGGCCTTCGCGCTCGCCGCGGCGGCGTGCTGGGCCGGTCACATCCTGACCGCACGAGTGCTCGGGCGGCGGCTCCCGGGCAAGCAGGGCGTGGAGGGAGTGGCGGTGGCCACCACCCTGTCCAGTGCCGCTCTGCTACCCATCGCGGTGCTCATCGTGATCCGGATGGAGCCGCCCCCAGAGGCCTTCCTGTTCGCCGCTGGCGCGGGCCTGTTCGCCTCCGCGCTGCCCTACACGCTGGATCTGCTGGTACTGCGCCGCGTCTCGCCCGTGGTCTTCGGGCTAGGCATGTCACTCAACCCGCTCTTTGCTGCGCTCATCGGTGCGGTCGTGCTCGCGCAGTACCTGCCGGTTGTCGGCTGGATCGGGATCGGGTTGGTGATGGCCGCGAATGCGCTCACGCTCACCGGGCCGCCACCACCGACACGACTCAGCTCTGTCCCTCAGACGCCGTCGTCGTAG
- a CDS encoding ABC transporter ATP-binding protein encodes MIEIDSLTKRYGAFTAVDDVSMTCQPGKVTGFLGPNGAGKTTTMRIMAGLTPPTRGSATIGGRRFSDIPNPGRHVGVLLDASAQHGGRTGREILTLGAKQMGLPASRVDEMLEVVSLSPQEAKRRLRHYSLGMRQRLGIAHALLGDPEVLILDEPANGLDPAGIRWMRTLLKSYADRGGTVLLSSHLLHEVEQIADEIILIGHGKIVAQGTKQELLAGVDQALSLVSSLDDVALIAAANAAGYAFERAGQGLRISAAPADVGRLALEARVVLTDLRSGSAGLEDLFLELTSETQRETPHTATEGGAR; translated from the coding sequence ATGATTGAAATCGACAGCTTGACCAAACGCTACGGGGCCTTCACCGCAGTGGACGACGTGAGTATGACCTGCCAGCCCGGCAAGGTCACCGGCTTCCTCGGCCCCAACGGTGCCGGCAAGACCACCACGATGCGGATCATGGCTGGCCTGACTCCGCCGACCCGGGGGAGTGCCACGATTGGCGGCCGACGATTCAGCGACATTCCCAACCCCGGGCGGCACGTGGGCGTGCTGCTGGACGCCTCTGCCCAGCATGGCGGGCGCACGGGCCGGGAGATCCTGACCCTGGGCGCCAAGCAGATGGGACTTCCCGCCTCACGGGTGGACGAGATGCTCGAGGTGGTCTCGCTCTCTCCCCAGGAGGCCAAACGCCGTCTGCGCCACTACTCCCTGGGCATGCGCCAGCGCCTCGGGATCGCGCACGCGCTGCTGGGAGACCCGGAGGTACTGATCCTCGACGAGCCCGCGAACGGCCTCGACCCGGCTGGCATTCGCTGGATGCGCACGCTGCTGAAGTCCTACGCAGATCGCGGCGGCACAGTGCTGCTGTCGAGCCATCTGCTGCACGAGGTCGAGCAGATCGCCGACGAGATCATCCTCATCGGGCACGGCAAGATCGTCGCGCAGGGCACCAAGCAGGAACTGCTCGCCGGAGTGGACCAGGCGCTGAGCCTGGTGTCCTCGCTCGATGACGTGGCCCTGATTGCCGCGGCCAACGCCGCAGGCTACGCCTTCGAGCGTGCCGGGCAGGGCCTGCGAATCTCCGCCGCCCCGGCCGACGTGGGGCGCTTGGCCCTGGAGGCGCGCGTGGTGCTGACCGATCTGCGTTCGGGCAGTGCCGGGCTGGAGGACCTCTTCCTTGAGCTCACCTCTGAGACCCAGCGCGAAACTCCACACACCGCCACCGAAGGGGGAGCCCGATGA
- a CDS encoding MFS transporter gives MSSHIAAARGVSASSTISPTRQWLGLVALVLPVLLIAIDNTVLGFAVPSLSRELNPSAGQLLWIVDIYAFLLAGLLITMGSLGDRIGRRRLLLFGSAAFGAASAFAAFSTSAEMLIAARALLGIAGATLMPSTLALLRTLFPEQRQRMLAIAIWASAFSAGAAFGPILGGLLLEHFFWGSIFLINIPVAALVLVAVPLLVPESKNPTPGRFDPLSVLQSITGMLTAVYGLKRLAAGEVSLIPVLAFAMGVAILVSFVRRQRRLPEPLLDLSLFSLPRFRTAVMTNFMLVFALVGSMFFLTQLLQLAYGMSPLRASLVLVPGLLASVVASFVVIPLARRYSLRALVATGILIAGAGFALLIGAPESNGYLVAGLAFLALGTGMGLAETLTNSAVLSSAPAHRSGAASAISETAYELGGALGVAILGAVLSAIYRVQLLDTPIEVAEGETLPRGAVPGAAETLAAAEEISAGLGGQVGASIWDAAHSAFVTSVHWTSVVATGLMLVAAGLVLIMLRGDRPASQAGAISAGEVSQTSAAGATPAPATMER, from the coding sequence GTGTCCTCGCACATCGCCGCTGCTCGCGGCGTCTCAGCATCGAGCACGATCTCGCCGACCCGGCAGTGGCTCGGCCTGGTGGCACTGGTGCTGCCCGTGCTGCTCATCGCGATCGACAACACCGTGCTCGGCTTCGCCGTGCCGTCTCTGTCCCGAGAACTCAACCCCAGTGCGGGCCAGTTGCTGTGGATCGTCGACATCTACGCCTTCCTCCTGGCGGGCCTGCTCATTACGATGGGCTCCCTCGGAGACCGCATCGGCAGGCGACGCCTGCTGCTGTTCGGCTCGGCGGCCTTCGGTGCCGCCTCAGCCTTCGCGGCCTTCTCCACCTCCGCGGAAATGCTCATCGCCGCCCGCGCGCTCCTCGGCATCGCCGGCGCCACCTTGATGCCCTCCACGCTGGCTTTGTTGCGCACCCTGTTCCCCGAGCAGCGCCAGCGCATGCTCGCCATTGCGATCTGGGCCTCCGCCTTCTCCGCAGGCGCTGCCTTCGGGCCGATCCTCGGCGGGCTCCTCCTCGAGCATTTCTTCTGGGGATCGATCTTCCTGATCAACATTCCTGTGGCCGCGCTCGTGCTCGTTGCGGTCCCGTTGCTGGTGCCGGAATCGAAGAACCCCACCCCGGGGCGCTTCGATCCGCTCAGCGTGCTACAGTCGATCACCGGCATGCTCACCGCCGTCTACGGACTGAAGCGCCTGGCCGCCGGTGAGGTCTCCCTTATCCCGGTCCTGGCCTTCGCGATGGGTGTGGCGATCCTGGTCTCCTTCGTGCGGCGGCAGCGGCGCCTGCCCGAGCCACTGCTGGACCTCAGCCTGTTCTCCCTGCCCCGCTTCCGCACCGCGGTGATGACCAACTTCATGTTGGTCTTCGCTCTGGTCGGATCGATGTTCTTCCTCACCCAGCTGTTGCAGCTGGCCTACGGGATGAGCCCGTTGCGCGCCTCGCTCGTGCTGGTACCCGGATTGCTGGCCTCGGTGGTGGCGAGCTTCGTGGTCATTCCCCTGGCACGGCGCTACAGCCTGCGCGCCCTGGTAGCCACCGGCATCCTCATCGCCGGCGCAGGCTTCGCACTGCTGATCGGAGCGCCGGAGTCCAACGGCTATCTCGTCGCCGGGCTGGCCTTCCTCGCGCTGGGAACGGGCATGGGCTTGGCCGAGACCCTGACGAACAGCGCCGTGCTCTCGTCCGCCCCCGCGCATCGCTCCGGCGCCGCCTCGGCCATCTCCGAGACTGCCTATGAGCTCGGCGGCGCGCTCGGCGTCGCCATCCTGGGTGCTGTGCTCTCCGCGATCTACCGCGTCCAGCTCCTTGACACGCCGATCGAGGTGGCCGAAGGCGAAACCCTGCCCCGTGGCGCCGTGCCGGGCGCGGCCGAGACCCTGGCGGCCGCCGAGGAGATCTCCGCCGGACTCGGCGGCCAGGTGGGGGCCTCGATCTGGGACGCCGCCCACAGCGCCTTCGTCACCAGCGTGCACTGGACGTCCGTGGTGGCGACGGGGCTCATGCTGGTGGCAGCCGGCCTGGTGCTCATCATGCTCCGCGGTGACCGCCCCGCCAGCCAGGCGGGTGCAATCAGCGCCGGCGAGGTCAGCCAGACGAGCGCGGCCGGAGCCACGCCGGCACCGGCGACAATGGAGCGGTGA
- a CDS encoding ABC transporter permease: MSTDARSDAQRTIDVSSTPPVPFLRLVGVELRKLLDTRSGFWLITLTFGMLAAVMALVLLVLALSDTTITAAGISDAMIIPVSLLVPVLAILTVTSEWSQRTHLVTFTLEPRRGRVVLAKLVTVMILGAATIAVAVAFGALGNLLYGAVTGNDVVWNLDAAQLGWTAGVQVLWFLMAFGLGMLLLNTPGAVAVFYFFGVIAPFMIYSALYAIFDWAQSFLPWIDISLASMPFMMGESAEAGALEWGQLGVATLLWVVLPLVFGSLRVLRSEVK; this comes from the coding sequence ATGAGTACCGACGCCCGCTCCGACGCCCAGCGCACCATCGACGTGTCCAGTACCCCGCCGGTCCCCTTCCTGCGCCTGGTCGGCGTGGAACTCCGCAAGCTGCTGGACACCCGCTCGGGCTTCTGGCTGATCACCCTGACCTTCGGGATGCTCGCTGCCGTGATGGCCCTCGTCCTGCTGGTCCTGGCGTTGTCCGACACCACGATCACCGCCGCCGGGATCTCGGACGCGATGATCATCCCGGTCTCGCTGCTCGTGCCGGTCCTGGCGATCCTCACGGTCACCTCGGAATGGAGCCAGCGCACGCACCTGGTGACCTTCACCTTGGAGCCACGCCGCGGCCGGGTCGTCCTGGCCAAACTGGTCACGGTGATGATCCTTGGGGCCGCCACGATCGCGGTGGCGGTGGCTTTCGGCGCACTCGGCAACCTGCTCTACGGCGCGGTCACGGGCAATGACGTCGTCTGGAACCTCGACGCCGCGCAGCTCGGTTGGACGGCGGGAGTGCAAGTGCTCTGGTTCCTGATGGCCTTCGGCCTCGGGATGCTGTTGCTGAACACCCCGGGTGCCGTTGCGGTGTTCTACTTCTTCGGCGTCATTGCTCCCTTCATGATCTACTCCGCGCTCTACGCCATCTTCGACTGGGCGCAGTCCTTCCTGCCCTGGATCGACATCTCCTTGGCGTCCATGCCGTTCATGATGGGCGAGAGTGCCGAGGCCGGCGCACTCGAATGGGGCCAGCTCGGCGTGGCCACTCTCCTCTGGGTCGTCCTCCCGCTGGTGTTCGGCAGCCTCCGGGTGCTGCGCAGCGAGGTGAAGTAG